From Treponema sp. OMZ 787:
AATAGTCTTCAAAAGATTCCGTAGCCTCTTTTTTTGAAAGAAAGCCGAGTCCTACCATGCCTTCAAGGACATTTTCCTGTCTTTCCTTTGCCCTGTTCGGGTAATTAAACGGATTGTACCTTGTAGGGTTCGAAAGCTGAATGATTAAAATTGCAGCTTCTGCGGGGGTCAGTTCGGATGCGGAGTGTCCGAAATAAAAGCGGGAAGCCGCACTTACTCCGTTTGTTCCGCCTCCAAAGTAGGCTTCATTTAGATATAGCATCATTATCTCGTCTTTTGAGTGACGCCTTTCCATTTGGATAGCCCACCAAAGTTCTTTTATCTTTCTTTTTACGCTTTTATCTGTTCTGTCGCAATAGAGAAGTCCTGCAATCTGCTGAGTGATTGTACTTCCGCCTCCTAAAGACCTTCCGGTAAGCTGTCCTATGACAGCCCTAAGGATGGATTTGATTCTAAAACCCTTATGTTCATAGAATAGGCGGTCTTCACGGGCTAAAAGGGCCGCAATCAGGTTAGGAGAAATATCTCCGTAATTTACAAGTTCCCTTTTTTCGTCCAATGAAAATTCCGTGATAAGATCTCCTCTTATGTCCAATATTCTTGAAGGAAGTGCCGGATTAAAGTCGACGAATAATTCGCTTTGTTTTATGTTTTTTGTAAGTGCCAGCATTTTTCCGAGGGCAAAGGCTCCCCCTGCAAGAATCAAAAAAATCACAATAAGATATATATATACTATCTTGCTTAGCTTATTCATAGCTTTATATAAGAACACAATTTTAAGTTTTTTACAAGTAGGTAGGTTTTGACGGTTGTAAAGGCAGTTATTTTTTTAGTTAAGGCAAAAAAAAGAGCCGGTTAAAAAACCGGCCCGCCCATCAGGCTATCGGCAGACGGTGGGTGGGAGGGGAACCGCCCGCCGATACTTATTTATCGGCTAAGTACGGAAAAACTTAAAGCTATCTTCGCTTATTTTTTAAAATAATCCATCTGATTTTATCTGCAATGTTAAACATTTTATACATAAAAGGTTTATAAACAAAATCGAAGGTACCTATGTATTCTACCAATTGAGGATTATATCCCGACTTAAATTTGTGAAATCCGTACCATGAATCATTTGTGTCCGGATTAGGACCCAAACAGCCCCAAAGATCAAAACTAGAGCAATTTAAATTTTTTCCGTATTGAATAGCTTTCCACATTATAAGGTTATTGGGCATCAATTCCCTATGGCTGTTGCTCGATGCTCCATAAGGATAGTAAAGTTTTCCGTTAAAATTAAAAAGAATCCATGCAGTTAAAACTTCATCATTGTATACTGCTTCAAAGATTCTAAGGGTACCTTTTGGAAAAATTTTGAACATCCGCCTAAAGTAATCACCATTATGATTAAAAAAGCCCTGTCTTTTTGTCGTTTCTTCCATCAGCCTTATATAATCTTCCATGCCTTCTTCTGTGCTATTATCGATTATAGTAACGCCCTTTTTTTCTGCCAGACGGATATTGTATCTTGTCTTGGAATGAAAAGAAGCTAAAAGTTCTTCTTCCGTTTTTTCTATATCTAAAATAAAATTATATTTTTCAAAAAAAGGCTTTCCGTTTTTTGCTCCGTTTTTAAATAGAAAATTTTTCTTTTCTTCGATAAGAGTTTCTAAAGAATCTGCTTCTAAATAAGGCTCTTCTTTTATGGACTTATCTTTTTGTACCGGCTTAAAGATATCCGGTTCTATTTTTATAAAGACAGCCCTATGTTTTTTTGCAGCTTCTTTTAAAGCTTCGATGTGTTCTTGCTCGGGCATCAGGGTTTTTGAAGCTATACCGACCGTATAATTAGTTTTGGGTATTTTAGAAAAAATAATCTGAATTCCGCTCTTTAATTTTCCGTCTTCAAAAAAACCTATTCTTTCAGTAGCTGCTCCCATGCTTTTTTTAAAGTCACCCCAAATCCATGATTGAATTGGATGACATACAAGCTTATCGAACTCGTCTTTATATTCATCTGTTAAGAATTTAGTTTCTTTCATGTATAATCTCCATAAAACATTTTTTCAGAACTATTTATCATATTTACTATTTTTTGTTGTGTACAAAATCAGCAGGATTTTTAGGTATACCTTGCTCATGTATTTCAAAATGAAGATGAGGGCCTGTAGACATTCCTGTAGAGCCCACAGCACCGATTATTCTACCCGATTTTACTGTTTCATTCAAGCTGACATAAACCTTGCTCAAATGGCCGTATAGGCTGGCTCTGCCGTCGGTATGGGATAAAATAATATAGTTTCCGTAAACATTGCTGTAAGATACTTCTTTTATCGTGCCTCCGGCACAGGCCATAACCGGACTTCCTGCGGGAGCTGCAAGGTCTATTCCCGGATGATAGCTTGCCTTTCCTGTAAATGGATCCTGCCTTTTTCCGAAGCCCGAAGTTAAAACCGCTTCTTTTAGAGGAAAACGGTAAAAAGGCATAAAGAAAAAAGCTCTTACGGTTCCGTCAAAAATTTCTCCGGGGAAGCAAAATATTTCCCGATTTTCTTCAAGGCCGTATATTTTTATTTTTAGAGGTTCTGTCTTATGCTTTTTAAACAGAGCTTCTGTCAGTTTTTCGATGTCTGTCAGACCTTTGTCGGGAAGATAAACTGCCGGCATTGTCGGAAGAAGAAGAACACGCCCTGCGATTTCTGTCTGCATCGATTCTATTCTGTTTAATGTTATAATTGCATCATAGGGAATAGAGCAACGGGCTGCAATTTTTATGATTGTGTCTTCACGGTTTGCCTTGTAGGTATAAAATCTGATAGGAAGTTGGTTCCCCGTTTTAGCTGCCGCCAAGGCTTTTCTGGCTTCTGCCACATCATCGCAATATTGAACAAATAGATAATCGTCTATATTCAATTTTTCGATTCGAGGGTAGGGGACTTGAGCGTTTAGTATTGTCTGTAAAAGGAAAAATAAAAGTAGAAATTTAAAAGCCTTCATTACCGTTGTTTTTTGATTGGCTTATGCCGAAGGCTAAAAAACCGTAGATGACAAAAATTAAAACGAGTACGATCATGGCCGGTATTTTATTGAATGTCAAAACCAAGTTGACACATAATATAATACCTCCGATTACCGTTATTTTTTTTAGGATTGAAATGATGAGTCCGCGAGGGCTTTTTTTATATGCCTTGATTGCTTTTTTTACCAAGAGGTAAAGAATCCCGCATACAAAAATACTTATGGAAATTATTGTGTATAAGCTCACATTTGTAGTAGCTAAGAGCCACAAGGGATAGGCTACCGCAAGACCTGCAAGCACACACACTCCGGCAATGGCCGAAAAGGTCAACAGTCCGAAAAAAACGGATCCGTATCCCTTAATAATTTTTCCAAAATTCATAAAACCCTCCGGACTCGTGTTAAGGTTTAATCCTTACTTAAAATTTAAGCCGGATTATTCCTCTGAGATTGCTTCAACAGGACAAACACCTGCGCAAGCACCACAGCTGATGCATGTATCTGCATCGATTACATGTTTGCCGCCGGCTTCGCTGATTGCGTTTACGGGGCATTCACTTTCGCACGCGGCACAGTTCGTGCATTCGTTAGAAATTTTATAAGCCATTTGCATACTCCTTATTGTAAATTTCCGTGATTCTATTATAACATTTACATATAAAAAAGGCAAGGTATCCTATTTTAAAAAAAAAGAGATTGGCACCTTTGCCAATCTCTAAATTAAACGTCCTTGAAGTAAGATTCAAAACGTATCATTATCGGTTATAAAAAACGGCATCCGGATGTCAAAATAATGCCGTCTGTAACCCCGACCGTTATTTATATTATCGGGTATGTGTAAAAAAAACTTAAATTTTTTATTTAAAATGTGATAAAAAGACAGCCGTTAATGATTATTTTTAATCAACAACCCCGACGCAGAGCTTAGCCGATAAACGGCAGGTATTAAATCCTCCGCACTAATAAAAAAAGGGATATAAGAAAATCTTATATCCCTTTGAGTGCCGTCGGACAGAATCGAACTGTCGACACAAGGATTTTCAGTCCTTTGCTCTACCGACTGAGCTACAACGGCGTAACACAGGCGATATTATCAGTTTTTCCAAATTATGTCAATAGATTTTTCAAATCTTTTTCCAATAAATTGCCTTGTTTTATAAATTAATATATCAGCTTAACAGGGCAATGATCCGAGCCCATTACTCCGTCCAAAATAATAGAATCCTTTATCTTAGGCAAAAAAGAATCGTTTACGCAATGGTAGTCTATACGCCATCCGATGTTTTTCTCTCTAGCTCTAAAGCGGTAGCTCCACCATGTATATTTTGCAGGTTCTTGGCAAAAATGCCTGAATGTGTCCGAATAACCTGATGAGGTAAACTCATCCATCCAAGCCCTCTCTTCAGGAAGATAGCCGGGATTTTTTTCGTTACCCTTGGGGTTTGCAAGGTCGATGGGTTTATGGGCTATGTTGTAGTCCCCGCAAAGGATTACATTGTTTCCTTCTTCTTGAATGGAATCGCAGAATTCGAGGATGGCTGCACAAAAGTCAAGCTTGTAGCCTAGGCGGGCTCCTCCGTCCTGCGAGTTAGGGAAATAAGCCGAAATAATTGAAAGCTTGTCAAAGTCGGCAACCAAGACCCTCCCTTCATCATCAAATTCCTTTAAACCCATGGTTCTTACCTGCAAGGGTTCTTTTTTGGTAAAGATTGCGGTTCCCGAATAACCTGCCTTTTTTGCCGAAGCCCAATAGGCAAAATATTTTCCGTTCGGGAGCTCTGGTTCCGTAAGCTCCTTGCTGAGTTGAGGCTTTGCAGCCTTTGTTTCCTGTACGCAAAGTAAATCCGGATTTTCGGTATTAAGCCAATCCAAAAAGCCTTTTTTTTCTACAGCCCTGATGCCGTTTACATTCCATGAAATAATCGAATTCATCATCCCTCCATAAAACTTTTTTTTATAACTGCGACAAAATTTCCGTGTGGTCTTCAAAGATGGCAACGGTATGCTCCATGTGGCATGAAACCGACCTGTCGGCCGTTACTACAGTCCATCCGTCTTTTTTTACCTCGACATCGGCCGTTCCCATGTTAATCATGGGCTCTATTGCGACCACCATTCCGGCTCTAAGGCGGGGATTCGGCCTCATTCTTTCGGGGACATTCGGAATGCTCGGATCTTCGTGTACACCTAGCCCGACACCGTGTCCGCAATAGTCGTAAACCACCCCGTAATTATGGGCTCTTGCCAGATTAAAGACTGCCTTCGAAATATCCGAAACTCTTTTGCCTGCCTTGCATGCTTCAATTCCTGCGTAAAGACACTGAGTGGTAACTTCCAAAAGTTTGAGGTTTTCCTTTGAAACATTTCCGACAGGATAGGTTACACAAGAATCGCTTATGTAGCCTCCAAGGTCGATTCCTATATCCATAGAAACAAGGTCCCCGTCTTTTACTATTCTTTTGCCCGGAAGACCGTGAATTACCTCTTCATTTATCGAAATACAGGCTGCCCCCGGAAAACCTTCAGAATACCAAGCAGGAACACCGCCGATTTTTTTTATATAGTTTACACAAAAATCATCAAGCTCTTTTGTAGTCATACCGGGTTTTATTACCGGTTTTAATTCTTCAAAAAGTTGGGCAAGGGCCTTACAGGACTTTCTGATGCCGTTAATTTGTTCTTCCGTTTTAATTATAATCATAGTGATTCTCCAATTGATTTTGAATAATTTTAATGCCCCTTAGTTTGGGGCTGAGCTGCATTGCCTCATTTAAACACTGTGAAGCTCTGTATGTATCTCCAAACCTATAATATATTTCGGACATACGCTTAAGAATGTTAGCTCTATCTATCTTTTTAAAGCCTAGTTCCAGAGCAGCTTCATAACAGTCTAAGGCAAGCTCGTCTTCCGTATACCTATGCAGTTTATCGCTTATTATGGATTTTATCAAGTCAGTAACCTCAGGAAAAAAATGTTTAAAATAGGGCTTTTGTTTTTCCAAATAAAAGATTTCTTCCAAAAGCAAAAAAGACTCATAATATTCTCCGCGGAAATAAAGTTCTTCTGCAAGGACAAAACCGCAGTCCATAAAGTCTTCCTTATTAAAATACTTTGAAAGATAAAAGCCTCCTGCCTCGCTTCTTCTTTTATTGTATTCTTCTACGGCAGACTGTTCCAATCCGTGAAAAAGATCAAAAAAGATGAGTTTAGCCCGGCTTTCGTAATCCGTTTTTTTTAAAAGCCAAAGCCTGTAGTCAAAACTTTCCGCCGCATTTTTCTTTGAAAAAAAATCGAAATAATCAAATGGGTTTTCATCAGCAGTTTTTTCTTTTAAAAGACTTTGATAGGCATTTAAAAGAAGCCTCATAGCCGATTCGGATTTTTCCTTTTCTTCTTTAGTTTTATTTTGAGTTAAGTCCGGATGGTGAAGCTTAGCTTTTTTTCTAAAAGCCGTCTTTATTTCGGCTGCCGAGGCTTTCGGTGAAACTCCTAAAATGGCATAATTATCGTTTTTTTTCATCATAGAACCCGTGATGATAGCATTTATTTAGGCCGATGTCTAGTAGAAATTGAAAATTAGCCGACAAACGAAGTCTTGCCTAAAACTGCTAACTTATTGAATTTATTCACAGTCTTTTGTATAATTTGATTTAGGAGAAATATAATGGGAATTTATGATTATACTGTTAAAGACAGCTTCGGAAATGACTTTTCTTTTACTGACTATAAGGATTATGTTATTTTAATAGTGAATACGGCTTGTGAGTGAGGCTTTACCCCTCATTTCCAAGGTTTGGAAGAATTATATCAAGAATATAAGGATAAAAAATTTATTGTTTTAGCCTTTCCATGTAATCAGTTCGGCGGGCAGGATCCGGGAACAAACGAGGAAATCAGAACATTTGCTCAAACCAAGTATTGTGTAACATTTCCTGTAATGGCAAAAATTGATGTAAAGGGAGAAAATGCCGAGCCTCTTTTTTCTTTTTTACAAACAGCTTCAGGGAACAAAAGCATTAAATGGAATTTCACCAAATTCCTTGTTGATAGAAGCGGGGAAAATGTTCAAGTATACGGCTCGCTTACGGCTCCCAAAAAGTTAAAAAAATATATTGAAAAACTCTTATAAAAATTTTTGAGGTGATTTTATGATAATAAACAAAAATGATGTGCCTAAAAAATTCAAACCTAATTTACGCGGCGGAAATGGCGAAATAAGCGTTATAGAATTTTTAAGTGTCAGAGAGGTTGAAAATTGCCGTATGTTTTCCGAAATGACTGTTCCGGTTGGAGCAAGCATAGGAGAGCATATTCATACAGGTGAAACCGAAATCTACATTATACATGAAGGCAAAGGACTTGTTACAGATATGGGTAAAAAGCAGGAAGTAGGTCCGGGAGATGTGGTCATCACTGAGGATAATCAGCTTCACAGCCTTGAAAATACCGGCTCCGTGCCGATGGTTTTGACCACATTAGTAATTAAACATTAGATAGGAGAATTTTATGGCAAAAGAATTTAAGGCAAAGGCCGAAATCGATTTAGGCGAAGGTTTTAAAGTTGAGTGCGAGGCATCCGGTAAGAAGATTATTGTTGACGAACCGGTCAGCTTCGGCGGAACAGATTTGGGTATGAACCCTATCGAAGTTCTTTTGAGCGGCCTTGGGGCTTGCAAGTGTGTTATCTCGAAAATGCTTGCAAAGAAAAAAGGTCTAAAGCTTGATTATTTGGCTGTTGAATGTATCGGTGCTTTTAGTGCAGGAAAGGTTGGGCTTTCCGAGATTGAAACGATATATCATATTAAGTCGGATGCTTCCGATGAGGAGCTTGAAAAATTTATGACCTTGGTTGACAATAATTGTCCCGTAAACGAGACACTCAAAAATCCCCTCCCCATAACACATAAACTTATTAGAGTTTAATTTTTATTAAATATTGTGAGTCTTGAAAGATACGGGTTTTATTAATCCGTATCTTTTTGTGTTTCAGGCTTTTTGACCTTTTTCTTTCGGCGGATATGCTTAACCTGTTTACCGAGTTTTGCCGGGCGGGCTTGAGTTCTTTCCATCGAAACTTTAATCCCCAAGTCATTTAAAATACTCTTTACTGCAAATTCCAATTCTTTTCTTTGAGGATTCATCGGAAGAATAAAATGTCTGCACTCTTTATAAACATAAGTGTATACCTCCTGCGGAAGACCTTCAGGATCGGCAATCAGCCTTGTATAATCTTTTAGCAAGGCCCTTAAACATTCTCCCTGTTTTATTTGAGGTTTAGTATCTACTTCCTTATCCAAAAGAGTAAGATTTTCTAAATAAATCTTTTTAAACTTGGAAGAAGAATCTATAAAAGCACAGGCTCCCGGCTGTATGTAAACATAGAGCTTAAAGTCTAAAAGTTTTTTTATAATATCGCTTGAGTGTCCGCTAAAAATAATCTTGTTTATTTCTTCGGTTATTCTTGAGGGCGACACAAACTCTAAAAGATGTGCATTTTTGCGTATTTGAAGCTGAACAAAAAACGGAATGCTTGAATCTGTCATTGCAGCATACTTGATCGCCCGTATCATTCTTACAGGATCTTCCGAAAATATCAGCGGAAGCGGAATAATGGGTCTGATTTTTTTTGACCTTATATCCTTAACGCCGCCAACATAATCTATCACAAGCTCATGGATGGGGTCATAGTAAAGAGCATTTAGTGTAAAATCCCTTCTGTGGACATCTTCATCGATTGTTCCGAATTTATTGCCTATACTTCCGTCTTCAGTCGAGCGGAAAGTGCTAACCTCATATATTTTTTCTCCAAAAAATATATGGACTAATCTGAACCGCCGCCCTATAATTCTTGAATTTCTAAATATTTTTCTTATTTTTGACGGCTCCGCAGAGGTTGCAATATCGAAATCCTTTGGAACATGACCTATCAAAAGATCCCTTACTGCTCCTCCTACTATGTAGGCTTCAAAACCTTGAGAATTTAAACGCTGTATAATTTTCACGGCTTCAATGTCTATTTTTTCGGGGGCAATGTGGTGCTCGTCCTTAGTATAGACTAAAGCCTGCCGAACCTGCTTTCCTTCGGCATTTTGACCGTATCGAACTAACATTTTTGAGTGAACATTTTGCATGTAAAGGGGCTTTATGTCAATGACTACCGATTATTTTTAGCAAAATTTTATGCTTTTATCTAAAAAAGCCCTTTTAAAATTCGGAATAATGTAGTACAATATTCATTCTATCAATTGCATATTGGAGAAGTTGCGGAAAATATGACAATAAATAATGCCGGACTCGGAACTATAATCTCTACAGATATCGTTGTTCTAAATGATCAAGAAAGAATTTTGGTCGAACATGCATTTGATCGTTTAAACGGTGAATACAAGGCTGCTGTTTTGGAAATAGGAAAAAAACTCATGGATTTGGAAAGAATGTCTGCCGCAATTTCCCGGTTTCCTTCCATTCATGAAACAAGCGTTCTTGCCGGAGAAAAACGGAGTCAGGATACGCTTATAGAGAATTTATGCAAAACCCCCTCTGATGCCCGCACTCTTTCAATGCCGACAAAGGCTGTTTTAGGCCGCGGTTTTCTTGTTGCAAAATTTCATATTTTTTCTGCCTTAAGCAAGGTTGCTTCAAGCTCTCATTTTTCTGAAGAAGAAATTGAAGAGCTTAGATCGGCTACCATGAATATAATGTTTACGATTATGTCGGAAGATGTGTATATTTCGATTTTGGACAGCAATATCCTGGATGAGCAAAAACAAGAAAAGGTGGCCAATGCCCTGATTTATCTTTGGGAACACCGCTTGGATCAAAATACTACTTCTTTTGCACCGGTTTTAACACGCGTTTGGACTGCCCGGGATACAATAGCCCCGGTATTCGGTACTATGATGGGCACAAGCGAGCTTTTTTTGCTTTCTTCCAAACTTGATGACTCATGGCAAAGTTTTATGCTTGCAAAACTTTCCAATAAAATTGTCGGTCAATCACTTGAAGAATTTTTATTCGGCATCTCATACGAAGATATCCTCTATGTCCGAAATCAACTGGTAAGCTGTAAGATACCTGCAATGGGCAGGGATGATGTATCGAAACTATTAAATAAATCTCTTAATTTTGATAACTCGGATCCTCGTCATTTTTACTCTTCCTATGTGCAGCGCCGAAACAACGCCGATGCCCGTAAACGCCTCAACGCCGCCGGCCCTAAAAACACCATCGAAGACTACTACATCAGCTTCCTATTCGAAAAAGGCTTGGAGCTGAAAGACGGGAAGGCCGAAGGAAAAAAATAAAACCTATTCTCGTCAAGTATTTTTGGGGAGAACTGACGAGAATGGGGAGAATATTTTTAGACTACTCCCACTCAATCGTTGCAGGCGGCTTTGAGGTTATGTCGTAGACTATTCGGTTTATGCCCTTAACCTCGTTTATGATACGGGAAGAAACCTTGTCCAGTACCTCGTAGGGGATGCGTACCCAGTCGGCTGTCATAAAGTCCGAGGTTTTTACTGCACGCAGGGCGAGAGTATAGTCGTATGTTCTAAAGTCTCCCATAACGCCGACCGTCTTTGTGGAGGTAAGCACGGCAAAATACTGGCTTAAATCTTTTTTTATGTCTGCCCTTTCAAGTTCGCTCCGCCAGATTGCATCGGCTTCACGCAGGATATCGAGCTTTTCTTCGGTTATCTCGCCCATAATTCTTATGGCAAGGCCGGGGCCGGGGAAGGGCTGGCGGTGTACCAGATAATCGGGGAGGCCGAGCTCTGTGCCTAACTTTCTTATTTCATCCTTAAATAGTTTTTTTAGGGGCTCAATCAATGATTTAAAACTTATGTGATCGGGAAGCCCTCCGACATTGTGATGGCTTTTTATTACGGCAGAACCCTTGGCTCCGCTTTCAACTACATCGGCGTAAATCGTGCCTTGGGCAAGGAAGTCCACTGTTCCTATTTTTTTTGCTTCTTCTTCAAAAACGCGGATAAACTCTTCACCGATTATCTTGCGTTTTTTTTCGGGATCCGAAACGCCTTTGAGCTTTCCTAAAAAACGGCTTTCCGCATTTACGCGGATAAAATTCATCGGAGCGTCCCTAAAGGCTGCCTCTACCTCATCTCCCTCGTTTTTGCGCATAAGGCCGTGATCCACAAAAATACAGGTCAGATTTTTTCCTACAGCCTTGTTTAAAAGGGCTGCAAGCACCGAAGAGTCTACTCCTCCTGATAGGGCTAAAAGCACCTTGCCGTCGCCTACAGTATTTTTAACCTCAGTGATTGCTTCGGTCAAAAAGCTTTTCATGTTCCAACCGCCCTTGGCTCCGCATACATTGTACAAAAAGTTTTTGATTATATTTTGACCTTCTTCGGAATGCTCAACCTCGGCATGGAATTGGATGCCGTAAAGCTTTTTTTCCTTGTTTGCCATGGCAGCATTTTTTGTATTTGCTGTTTGAGCTGCCGAGACAAAGCCCTCAGGAAGGTGTGAAACGCAGTCTACATGGCTCATCCAAACAGAAGATTTATCTTTTATGTTTTTAAAGAGCGGAAGAGCTGTATCGAATTTCGTTAATGTTTTGCCGAATTCTCTTTTTAAGCTTTTTTCGGCCTTGCCGCCGAGGCAATGGGCCATTGCCTGCATACCGTAGCATATGCCTAAAATCGGAATCCCTAATTCAAAAATTTCTTTTGGGGGCAGGGGTGCATTTTCTTCATAAACGCTGTTAGGCCCGCCCGTAAAAATAATACCTATCGGCTTATTTTCTTTTATATAATCAAGGGCCTTTGAGGCACCAACAATATCCGAATAAACATTTAGGTCCCGTACCCGCCTTGCTATGAGCTGGTTATACTGACCGCCGAAATCTACAATTAAAATCTTTTCCGTAATCTTCATAAAAAACATTTTAGCCTATGAGCCGTTTTTTTTCAAGATGTAAAACTTTTAATTGACTTATGGTAATGATTGTGTTATACTTTTTTTTAAGAGGTATACAAATGTTTTTAAACAGTGTAGCCATCCGCACGGATGAAATGGAAAAATCACTTGAGTTTTATGAAAAAGTACTTGGATTTACTTTTAATTATATGATGTCGGCAGCTCCCGGCAAAAGGATCGCTTTTTTGACTGAGCCTGACAGCGGAATGAATTTGGAGCTTATCAGCCATGATGTTCCAAAGCCCGATAACGGAAGCAGAATTTCGCTCACCGTTCAAGTAGAACAAATAAGCGAGGCTGAAAAGTACCTAAAGTCTAAAAATGTCCGCATTACGGCCCCTCCCAGAACCGTAAAAGACGGTAAAAAGATTTTGACTGCCGTAGATCCTAACGGAGTTGAAATAGACTTCATCGAATTCAAAAAAGAAAACGACTAAAGCCATATAAAAATTATCCGGAGGTAATATGATTAAAACAGTAAAAGATGTAAATTTAAAGGATAAACGCATAATAATGCGTGTCGATTTTAACGTTCCCATGAAAGACGGAGTAGTGCAGGACGATACCCGAATAAGGGCCGCCCTTCCTACCATAAACTATATACTTGAACAAGGAGCAAGATCCCTTGTTTTGATGAGCCATTTGGGTGATCCTGCAAAAGATACAAAAAAAGCCAAGGAAAAGG
This genomic window contains:
- the guaA gene encoding glutamine-hydrolyzing GMP synthase; the encoded protein is MFFMKITEKILIVDFGGQYNQLIARRVRDLNVYSDIVGASKALDYIKENKPIGIIFTGGPNSVYEENAPLPPKEIFELGIPILGICYGMQAMAHCLGGKAEKSLKREFGKTLTKFDTALPLFKNIKDKSSVWMSHVDCVSHLPEGFVSAAQTANTKNAAMANKEKKLYGIQFHAEVEHSEEGQNIIKNFLYNVCGAKGGWNMKSFLTEAITEVKNTVGDGKVLLALSGGVDSSVLAALLNKAVGKNLTCIFVDHGLMRKNEGDEVEAAFRDAPMNFIRVNAESRFLGKLKGVSDPEKKRKIIGEEFIRVFEEEAKKIGTVDFLAQGTIYADVVESGAKGSAVIKSHHNVGGLPDHISFKSLIEPLKKLFKDEIRKLGTELGLPDYLVHRQPFPGPGLAIRIMGEITEEKLDILREADAIWRSELERADIKKDLSQYFAVLTSTKTVGVMGDFRTYDYTLALRAVKTSDFMTADWVRIPYEVLDKVSSRIINEVKGINRIVYDITSKPPATIEWE
- a CDS encoding VOC family protein, which gives rise to MFLNSVAIRTDEMEKSLEFYEKVLGFTFNYMMSAAPGKRIAFLTEPDSGMNLELISHDVPKPDNGSRISLTVQVEQISEAEKYLKSKNVRITAPPRTVKDGKKILTAVDPNGVEIDFIEFKKEND